GGGGCAGTGTTATGTAGCAGCTACAGCAGGGCACTGGAGAACCAGGACTCTATTCCTccactaacttgctgtgtggccatgggcaagtccttcctcctctcctttgGCCCATCTGTAGAGTGATTAATGCTTGCAGAAGCAATCTGAGATTCCTGGGGGAAAGATGCTATAATGCAAAGATTTGTTTTGATCTCCAGTTACACTGGCTACCAGTCCTCAGCACCAGAGCTTACAGTGCCTGGGGTCAGGGAGAAACACGCTATTCTGAACCAACCGGTTAAGCTCACTTTTGGAAACACAGTACAGATCTAGATGAGCCATAGGTCCACTCAAGTGAAGTAAATGGTTCTTACAAGCAGTGACAGCCTGCAGAAcgaatttggttttattttctttctggtgGGAGGATGGTCAGACAACAggggagccttttaaaaaaaatcatgactgtgCTACTTAAATTAGGAGGCAATGAGATTTAACGGACTAAGCACAGGAGGTCCCGAGTTCCCATTCTGGCTGCGCCACCAGCTTACCATGCAACCTTGGCCAAGACCTTTCATCtcagtctccctctctctgtcaaACAATTATAATATCGCCTACCTAACTCCTAGTGTGCACTGAGGATTACTTAATAGACGTATATCTGAAGATATAAAGTGAGAGGTGAGCACAGGGACAAATCTCTCCAAGCGGCTCAAGGGGGAGGAATAGAAAAATCCTACATGAAAAGACACTAACAAAGCAGCATTCAGGGCTCTTACTTTTTGCTTCCACTGCCATCCCCGTAGCAATGCAGATTCCTGGAATCCAGGGCCGGGTGCTGGCACTCCACGCAGACTGTGTGCCCCTCGCTGAGATATCGCATCCACTGAGTATAGGAACTGTTCCCCTGCAAACAGCCTTCCATGATGGCAGTGATCTGGAATTCGACACAATATCTGCAGCAGAAATGACAGTCTCAGCTAACTTAACAGCAGCATTACAGTCCTACCAGTGACCGAGCAACCCAGAGCAGACTGGGTGAacaaagatcattttaaaaaaagggaacgtGCATCACAAAATACACCGTGCACATTTATTCTGACGAGTTAGAGCTGAGTGTTGCTATTCAATCAAACATAGGTGCTTTCAACCTACAGATACCAAAGTGCTTCTCAAAGGAAGATATCACTGATGCCccttttacaaatagggaaaccgaggcacacacaGCAAGTAAATGATAGCTCCAGGAATAAAGCCCAGATCTGCTGACTCCTAGTCTGGTGCCCTGTTCACTGGACCGTGCTGCCCCCAGTACTTAGTTTTGATTATTTATGGTAATTCTTCATAGGAGACTAAGACATGTCTGGTAGAATAATTCATAACAGCACCCAAGTCTCAAGTAATTGGAGGTCTTTCTATGGCAGTATACTTGCTTGGAAGTGAGGTGAAGCTGCCAGCTTTCTGATCAGGATTATCAGGCTAGCAGTGAGATTTCGCCCTCTATTTGTGCCATGCTCAGATCATGCTGTACGGCTGTTTTTAACCAAACCTTAGAGGAAAGGCTAAGAACTGGCCTTGTTCAGGGAGGAGAATGGAAGTTTGAGGTGGTAGTAACTGCCTGCAAACATATCACAGAACGGGGTTTTGCACAAGCAGAAgctctttccctgcagaagcTTAAATGAGGGTGAAGGATGCATGTACATTACGGAAACGTGTGTGCGCGCAAGGGTGCGGAACCAGCAAGTGGACAACTGCCGTATGGTGCCAGAGAGGCACCAATATCCTCCCTGTGACACTTACAGAATGGCAGGTGACAACAAAGAAAACCCCTCCACAGGAGCTTGAAATAAGATGCCACAGAGAATCACCAGCCTGCAAAACGGAGTAAGGCAGGAGACAGGAAAACACGCAGTAATCCCCCTTAGCGATCTGCTACATGGGCCTGCATCAGCAACGGCAGCCCCTACCAGAACGAAAAGCAGGAGGCAAGGCCAAAGTCAGCACCCTCACAGACCTTAGTTCTTTAAGCGGAGCATAAAGGAGGAACGTTtgccaaattcatggctgtgtCGAGAACCCCGCCCTGGCAACTGATCAGCACTTGCACATCTGTCTCTCGCAGGATTTAAAGTGCGCATGAAAGCCATATGCAGAACCTGGAAGTCTGCCAGTACCTGCACCGTGTAATAGTGACACTGGGGGGAAAATGCGCAGCAGGAGGTTAAGGGAGCCAAGCAtatcaggtaccccctccagctcTTGATGCAATCAAGCCAACCAGTACAATAACCTGCCTCCTACACAGCCAGGACGCCCAAACTCTGCTCTGCTGGTACCCAATAGGGCAATTTACCAGGATCCCACAGGGCAAAGCTAATTTGCATAAAACTGAACCAGCTGCACCTGGCTTCACCTTTAATACAGAGGTGCTGCCCACagagactacagctcccagcatgctggAGCTGGAGTCTCCATAGTCCATGCTTTCCCTTTAATGCGGAGGATAACTATGGTTCACACTGTAACCCAAGAGGGGAGTGTAAATGGCTATCCCTATTATAAAGCTGAAGATCAATGCTAACCTGCAAACAAGTAACAAaaacataacacacacacaggaaaaaaaaacaggcgGTCCACAAATGCACTCCTCTTTGACAGCAATTAATAGGCATCAAGGGCCTATACAGTTGAGATAAGAAGTTCCAACATCAGTGATTGATTTATTCTAAGTACCATGACAGTAACACTGCATACACGCACATTTTTCTGACTATTTAGGCCACGGTCTATGCTGGAAATCTATTCATGGTACAATATAAACAGCAAAGAGCACAGCGAGACTGAAAGCTACCCTGCCAGCAAGCCCATCACATGATGATGGGAGAAAAGGGCACTGGACCCAGAGAGAAGTAGGTCAAGGGAACCGGCTGAAATGACCGCTCTTTGCCTACGGGATTCTAAATAGCAACATTATTAAACAGCTACAACTCAACTCTCCCCATCAAGCAGAGTCAAGCCCTCTATTTTGTGAACTTGGTGCTGCACTGGAATCAGGCTTTAAGGGTTTGTGGGACCTGGACTTGTAgattcagtgtttccaagcctgcaCTTTAGCATCCACACTAAATTGTAAACCTGGGTCCACACTtactgaacctgggtctcacaACCGTGCTAATGCATCCATACTGAACtacgcagaccttctgacttgggtcttcGGTTTGACCTGTGACCACGCTGCAAAATTTCACGGAGGAACTCAGGTTTagacccacccccccagccaggtCATAGGACCTGGGTCCTCATTTGTATGTGGACAGAAGGGAGGTTTGGGCTCAaatctgagtcagagcccaggcttagcATGCCGTGTAGACATCGTCTAGATGTCTCCATCCTGTTGAACATCTGCTCTGATAAGAGCAGACCGTGGGTGCAATCCTGCACACACTGAAGCCAATAAGAAAAGGTGCGTGAAGTGTGATTACACTGCAGCACTCAGCCCCCTACTTACCCTGCTCCTTCATTGTCGCTGGACGCAGCTCTCTTTTTCCTTGCTCTCCCATAACCTCCTGTGGTTATTAATGCTGGAACTGTGCACAAAGAGAAATTGCACACATGGTAAGTGACGCTACTGCACCGAGGCCACTTGTGCCTGTCAAACAATAAAAATTGGGGCTTTGATGGTCTTTAACGGCACATATTTTTTACTCTGGCAGGAAATCGAAGACAATTCCATATTATCAGTGAATATCCAGCATTTGATTGGAGATACATTTATATTCATCCCCTTGTACTGCCTGAGATGGAGGCTGCTTATCAGAGCCGTGCCAACCAAGGGAGAACAAAATCACAGTTCATTTAATACCAACTCTCGGCATGTTTGAGAAAGCCGATTTAAAATAAACCTGAACTCTTAAATCCACACTAGTAAAGAAGTCAAAGCCAGATTCCGGTCCCAGAgacatcagcaaaaaaaaaaaaaaaaaaaaaaaaacagaagtagtcagtggaattacacctgtGGAAAGTCAATGTATTCGAGATCAAATCAGcctttactccagatttacatcagaaACTGGCACGCAAGAGAAACTGGATGGGGAAAGATGATACCTTGTCTCTGCTGGGCACCATTCCGTCATGACTGTTGCAGCTGATTTATAAAAATACTGCTCAGCACCTCCTAAGGCCAAATTTTCCCTCCTACTTACAAGAATTTTCCTCATCGACTTCACaggaattattccagatttacactccTCCGTGAGCTCAGAATCAGACCCCTGGTGTGTTACTTTTGAAACATATCAGATTCCACTAAACAGCATGTAcgatttaaaataaatttcccaGAAAGGATGCCCATGAACCCCATATAAAAGGTTAAATTCGGTTCTCAGTAACGCTGGTGAAAATCCAGCGTAACTCCGCTGACTTCACGGGGCAACTCcaaatttacattggtgtaacagagcagaattgggcccaaaggcTTTATCTGCAAATAATTCCAGCCCAACAAACCCTGTAAAGAAGGTTTAGTGTCCAGGCCCCTGGATTCAACCAAGCTCTCTTCAGCCCAGGACTCAGCCATGTTCCCAAGAGGTTGTGTTTTCAATGCACTTACTAAGGGACTGTTTGCACTCAGCTCCTTCCTGGTTCCAGTACTCCACACAGCCAGCCTTCTCCTCCAGAGGAGGGCACGCCTCACCTCCATTTCTAGGCTCCTGCACGACGTGTCTCCTCCGAACTCGGTATGTTGCTTGGCAAGGCTCTGCACAGCCACTCCAGTCGCTCCACTCGGATACAGCACAGGAGACCTCTGGGAGTAGGGTGAGAAACAACAAAGTAGGCTGCAGAAATCGTTTGTGCGACACCTTCAGAGATGGATTGGGATCTCTAGCTCAGCTCAATAAAGCAACCTTCCCCAGACTAAAGCTGCGGGATGAGGAGTTTGCAGCCAACCCAGACTGCCTGCCGTATTTGGTCACACAGAGCACTTCCCAATGGTTTCAGTGGAAGGCCCCATACACTCATAGCAGAGAAGTACTTGACCCTGGAGGAAGTTTCAACAACCTAATCTGTGTTGAGGGTTTTGTACCCATGTGGCTACACTGCAGCAAGGAAGCACTGCTGTAAAACAGTGCCTGCACTTAGTCCAGTTTGAAACCAGAGTAAGTCACACCAGTGTAAGACCCTTTTTATACTCTGGTGCAGCACATCTACgctggctggggagggtgggaggagagagttgCAATGGTGTAACTACAGCCATGCAAACATCCCTAATGCAGACAAGCCCACAGATCCTTTATTCAGACATCATAGGTCTCTCCATAAACAGCAGGAGAATCTCTCCCACTACGTAGCAATGTTTTAAGCGGCTTTATTTCCCTTCTCCCACCAACAAACCACTTTCTTATCCAAATACCATGCCCGCAGGGTGTGTGCTCAACCCCAGGATACACTCTCTCTGGATGTGTGAAGGCATGGACCATGTGTATTTGCGATGTGGAGTACCATGGGGTAAATAGCACAAATACATTTTCCACTAATTTTTGATTTTCTAAATAGATTTtgagagtttaaagccagaagggaccattagatagCTAGTCCAACCTTCTCTAGATCACAGACCATTaaagactgaatgcatccgatgaagtgagctgtagatcacgaaagcttatgctcaaataaatttgttagtctctaaggtggcacaagtactccttttctttttgcgaatacagactaacacggctgctactctgaaaacagaccattAAATGTAATCCATTAGCCCTTGCATTGAGCCCACTTATTTGTGTTTGaataaagcatctcttccagaaaagTCATCCAGGCTTCATTTGAAAACATCAAGAGATAAGAATCCAACACTTCCCTGGGTAATTCGTTCCAATTGTTAAccaccctcattgttaaaaaaaattgtgcctaaCATCTAATTTGGATTTATCTGGCTtcgacttccagccattggttcctgttatgcctttctctgctagattaaagagcccttcagtatctggtattttctccccaggaaggtactttgtaatcaagtcacctctcaatcttctttttggtGATCTAAAACAGATTGATCTCCGGGACTCTCGCCACAAGGTATTTTCCTCCAGTCCCTGaataattcttgtggctcttctccgtGCCCACTCCAAATTTTTCAacaacctttttaaaatgtggacaccagaactgcatgctGTATTCCAGCACCAGTCTGTCCAAGACCATatatagaggtaaaatcacctctgtaCCACCACTCACTACTCTCCGGGTTATACATACATGGATCGCATTGGtgctttttgccacagcatcacactggaagctcatgttaaGTTGCTTTTCCACTACGAcctctaaatccttttcagagccTCTGCTTTCCCACATCCaatccccattctgtaggtatggcctacaatctttgttcctagatatacaACTTtgcatttcagagtaacagccgtgttagtctgtattcacaaaaagaaaaggagtacttgtggcaccttagagactaaccaatttatttgagcataagctttcatgagctacagctcacttcatctgatgaagtgagctgtagctcacgaaagcttatgctcaaataaattggttagtctctaaggtgccacaagtactccttaactttgcatttggcgGTACTAAATGGTATTCTGTCTGAATGGCAGCCCTGTCTTCCTCATTATTGACCACTCCAACGATcggtcatccacaaattttatatttcGTTCCAGATGATTGATGAAAATGTTGCGTGGTGCCAAGCCTAGTACAGATCCCTGCAGAACGCACTAGAAACACTCCCCATTAGATGATGATTCCTCGCTGGCAATAACTTTTTGAGATGTCAGTTAGCAACCACTTAATCCATTTAACAGGTGCTTTATTGAtattctagtttttaaatcagaatgtcaCTTAGTATTAAGGGCTGGTCCACGCAGCACAGCAACGTACACTAAAtttctaaaggtttcagagtagcagctgtgttagtctgtatccacaaaaagaaaaggaggacttgtggcaccttagagactaatgctcaaataaatgggttagtctctaaggtgccgcaagtcctccttttctttttttaaatttgttaagTGCTCCAACatattgcacattaattggtccttGTAGAACATACTGTTTCAAgcagcactatgttaaagtgcactagcagggtgtgctttagaaatcatgcCACCATAAATGTGCATTGCTCTCCacctagaccagccctaagtCAAATCCCTGACATAAGTCCAACTGTATTACATCTACATggttacctttatcagccaaacttgtaatttcatcaacaaatgaaatcagatttgtttgacaagatctattttccatactaccatgttgactggcattaattatatccctaacctttaattctttatccacTGAAGCCCACatcagctttttcattgttttgccCAGGACTGACGTCAGGCTAACCAGCCTGTAGTTAGTCActtgccctttttaaatattggcacaaaatTAGCACTCTTCTAGTCTCCTGGAATTTCCCCAATAGtgcaagatttattaaaaattaactccaatgggccagagatctcctcagccaactccTTTGTTTTAGAACTATTGGGTACAAtttatctgggcctgctgattttaAGTGTTTATCCCAAGTAGATGTTGTCTAACATCATCCCCAGTTACTAATGCACCAGAAACTACTTCATCATTGTCACAGGATATAAGaacctgcttctttccaaatacctgccttttctgcatcattattaacaatttGACCATCTCCATCTAATAATGGGCCTAtataccattgctaggatttcttttgttcccaatatattttaaaaattccttcttgtCTTTAGGCCTGTCAGCCATGGAGTTTTCCCTGATGtatttagcttcccttatcaattttctgcacttCATAACTTCTTTTATTGATTGCTATTTatttctcccttttccccccatATGCTATatatttcttccccccacccaactgATTGTGAAACGGCAGCTTTGACCATCTAGTAAACTTTTTAAATAACTccaattttcattcatattttaccGTCTACATTCTTCCTCCCAATCAATTTCACTCAATGTTTCTTGGCTTTGGAAAATCAGCCTTTTTGAGAAGCACCCAGTTTATATATTACTGGTTGGGACTTTCCTCTGCCCATTTTTAATGTCATCAGGTCACATGATCCAGAGGCAACCACCAACTTACAGTCCagtgattaattcatctttatccatcataatGAGATCCAAAATGCAGTTACCACATGTTGACTGCAATaccttttgtgttagaaaatcATCATCTATAATTTTTGGAAACTCTAATGATGTTTTACTACTGGCTGCATGAGACCTCCAGTTTGCAAGACATGTCCTGAAGGCCCCCATTACAACACAGTTCTTTCAATACATTACACACACCGGCATTTAAGCAGTATCTTACCCTGTTCTCTGGTTTGATTCAAGGGTCTGTAACagatttcctcctccccacccccaaaccccatccTGGGCTTTATGAATTAGCACTTCGATCTATATGGATTCAAGATCCTGCATTTCTGAGTCATCAATAACTCTAAAACAGGCAACGGTGTCTTTCATATAGTGTGCCATCGCACCCACACACCCTTTTTTTACCCACTCCATCCTTCCTGAACAGATTATAATCAAcaattttaacattccaatcaggTGAACTGTCCAATCAGGTTTCAGTAAAGCCAGCTGCATCACATTTGTCCCATCAATGAGAATTACCAATTTTGCTTGCTTGTTACCCAGACACCTAGCATTGGTACAAGGTGCCATTGAAACGTTTCTTCTCTTCACATTCTTTGCCACCTTGGTTCAATAGTTCGCAACACACTGAATCCGCATTTGAACTACATCCGTACCACCACTTATGCAAAGCTCAGGCCCCTTTCCATGTTCTCTTCCCATGAAAATTCCTGCAGTCGAGTCTCACTGGCATGAATTTTAGCAAAGAGCAGATTTCACTGCATCACAGGAAATGAACTTAAAAGCTGCACACAGGAATATTCACTTGCAGGGTCAACAAGGAGTGTGGAACAATACCACATGACTTACCTAGCCAGTGACAATTAACCCACATGGCTCAAATAATAAGTATAAAACATTCACAGAAAACTATTTGCAATCAGTCCAGAGTCCAAAAACATGCAGAAAAAATGTGCCAAATCCTTTTGATTCAATGATTAGTTAAATTTGAGTAAATCACACCCTGCTTAAAAATACGTCACCAGCAGAATTATCCACTCACTTCTCCCCAGAGATGTGTTTTTGGTTAGGTCTATTTTTTTTATGGCCAGGGGGCCTGGGCgcgggcgcacacacacacacaaaacaaaagaccacacacacaacacacaagcTAAATTTATTTGAAATCTAAAATACTATTCCGGGTAAGGACCCCTCCTTACCCTTTTCAGTCACCAAAGCAAACATGGTAGAGAAGGCTGTGAAGTCTGTCCCTGGAATGGGGTCATTGGGCCTTGTTCTAGTAACACAAGCATTACAATAATATTTAGAAATAGCAACATTTCTGGGTTTATTCAGTGCATGTTTACGCTTTCGCTGCCTCTGTTACTGCCAATTTGGGAAATATTGAGGCAGAACCACCAAGGCTTCCATCTTCCCTAGGGCCTCTCATCCAGTTTCATTCAGGAACCAAGCAACCTTTGGACTGGAACAGAACCCTGGGGCATTGGTCCTATCAGGACTGAAAGTGCGTGGTCCTTAAACTGGCCCATAAGCCAGggggtctcaacctttttctttccgaGGCCCCCCTGAAGATGCTATAAAAagtccatggcccacctgtgccacagaaaaccatttttttctgcatataaaagccagggctggcattagggggaaccaagcagggcaactgcctgtggccccatgccacaggggcccgcACAAAGCTactttgctcaggctttggctcccgccctgggtggcagggttcAGGGCTCCAGCCTTCAgctccatgcagtggggcttcgaCCTTCTGTCCTGGGCcgcagcgagtctaatgctggccctgcttggcggaccccctgaaacatGCTTGCGGCCCCCCTGGGGGCcccggactcctggttgagaaccactgccataggcTACCTGGGAACCACAAGCTGAAATAGTTACAGGACTAAGCAGCAgggggaacatttaaaaaaaaaaaaaaaaaaaaggtccatCAGCGTATCAGAGATTATTTTGTTGCGTGATTAGAGCATAGGATTGGGTTTGGGAGAACTGGTTTCCTATCCCTGGCTGGCTCTGCCACAagtttcctatgtgaccttgggcaagtcattgcatatatctgtgcttcagtttcctcactgAGATAGGATAATAAATATTATCCTAATAATTTACTTGTACTGTAATAGCACCTACAGACCCCAATCAGGGATGAGAGCTTGCTGTAGAAAGATGgtgcctgtcccaaagagcttaccacctaagataagagacaacaggCGGATACAGTCAGACACATGAGGGAGTACAAGGTAAGAGCTCCTGGGAGGTGAAAATTCATCAACATTTGTAGAGTAATTTGAGATCCTCAGAGGCAGGACACTATGGGACACAGCTCTGTATTGGGACTCAGGAGTCCCGAattctattcccggctctgcccCGAGCCAGTCGTGTGACCCTGAACCATCTCCCctggtctgtgcctcagtttccccatctgtaaaaatggggctaatgacacTGACCACAGGAACTGAATTTCTCATTTCCCCCGTGCTCGacccccgctccgccccaggccctgtcccactccaccccttctcccaatgccccaccccctctctgcctcttcccaccccgccaAGTTCACGAGTCAAGAATACGTCTCAAGTCCAGTTCCCCTGCTCTGCTGACTAGATCACTCccccacaccttttttttttgcttgcctGATGCAAATTTTTTCAGCACCTCCATAGTTTGAAATCAACAGattcctcatccccaccccattttCAGTCACCACTTCCCTTTCAAGCTTGACCTCTTTGCTGAGGTTGCCACTTAGTGCCACTTGTTCTTGGGGCTCCTTTGCAATGGGTTATGATGATTTTATTCCTCACAGAAGGAACCACTGTAGATCATTAGACCAGAGCAGACAGAACATCATTACAGGAATCCCTCATCAGCTCCACCCTGGCCCCCATCTTCCTGGACAGGACTCTAACCTGTCAAAATTATGTTTCGAGGTTTAAACTCCCAATCTCAAAGAGACATGATCAGTATCTGCTTCTGGTGGTTCTGCAAGGGACTAAGAGCCTTCAtgtcccattgaagacaatgggcatGCAGCATCTTACAGGACTGAGCCATTACATAGGAAAGTAGCAACATCAGTGCTAGATTGAGCATCGGTTTGTTGCATTAATATCCTCCAAGATGATCCTGATGTAAACTCAGACCCTGCAGTCGCAAATCAGTGTATTATACAATGTTTCATGAAcagccccccaaaatatcctTGCAGTCCTCCTATTTCATCCCAGTGTATTTGATTGACATACATAAGACTATTCTGCACCTGAATCAGCAGGAAAGGAATCCAGTATTTCAGCCTTGGTCATTCCGGCATCTCTGCTTCTCCAGGCAGGCCTCTGGACGGCTTCCCTAGCAGCTTTCTGTTGCCAGCCCTTCTGTGCAGTAATTCCTCCCTGTCTGGGATGTGCAGGCATGCTACCTCACATCCTGTCTATAATTAACACTCCCCCCAACTTCAAGTCTTCCTTGCTGGACTGAGAATAGTAACTGGGACATTCACTGCCCATATTATCTGAGAGTTTGCTCTATTTCAGTTTCACCTTGTTTTCCTATTTTAGAAAGTTCAGGTTCATGCGTTATAATCCTAAAATCAACCTCTTCACTCTCCATCCACCTTCCTCAGGTTCCGAGACAGCTTTCTACAAACAT
This portion of the Chelonia mydas isolate rCheMyd1 chromosome 13, rCheMyd1.pri.v2, whole genome shotgun sequence genome encodes:
- the LOC102948349 gene encoding somatomedin-B and thrombospondin type-1 domain-containing protein isoform X1, translated to MARGPGWLAAAAAAALLLLLLAPSSEAGCAELGRCCRGRDLACVSSGWRPDRSHGACYCDQACPRTMDCCHDYPQACPEVSCAVSEWSDWSGCAEPCQATYRVRRRHVVQEPRNGGEACPPLEEKAGCVEYWNQEGAECKQSLIPALITTGGYGRARKKRAASSDNEGAGSLPSWKAVCRGTVPILSGCDISARGTQSAWSASTRPWIPGICIATGMAVEAKRISCCTGRPWGIPSAEEPGGEFASWTLAPVLPFTASCSSNPSELAQRLQA
- the LOC102948349 gene encoding somatomedin-B and thrombospondin type-1 domain-containing protein isoform X3 gives rise to the protein MARGPGWLAAAAAAALLLLLLAPSSEAGCAELGRCCRGRDLACVSSGWRPDRSHGACYCDQACPRTMDCCHDYPQACPEVSCAVSEWSDWSGCAEPCQATYRVRRRHVVQEPRNGVPALITTGGYGRARKKRAASSDNEGAGYCVEFQITAIMEGCLQGNSSYTQWMRYLSEGHTVCVECQHPALDSRNLHCYGDGSGSKKNQLLHWQAMGNPQCRGTWRRVRQLDTCSCPSVHSFLFI
- the LOC102948349 gene encoding somatomedin-B and thrombospondin type-1 domain-containing protein isoform X2; its protein translation is MARGPGWLAAAAAAALLLLLLAPSSEAGCAELGRCCRGRDLACVSSGWRPDRSHGACYCDQACPRTMDCCHDYPQACPEVSCAVSEWSDWSGCAEPCQATYRVRRRHVVQEPRNGGEACPPLEEKAGCVEYWNQEGAECKQSLIPALITTGGYGRARKKRAASSDNEGAGYCVEFQITAIMEGCLQGNSSYTQWMRYLSEGHTVCVECQHPALDSRNLHCYGDGSGSKKNQLLHWQAMGNPQCRGTWRRVRQLDTCSCPSVHSFLFI